The DNA window GGGACAGGTCGTTATCCCCGAAGAGGTACGCAAACGGCTCAATCTTAAAGCGGGAGCCCAGTTCGTGGTCGTGGGCGAGAACGACGTCGTCATCTTGAAGGCTATTTCGGCGCCTTCCTTGGACGAATTTGACGAGCTTATTTCCAAGGCCCGAAGGGGTGCCAAGTTGGCCGGCCTCAAACAGGCCGATATCCAGGA is part of the Geoalkalibacter sp. genome and encodes:
- a CDS encoding AbrB/MazE/SpoVT family DNA-binding domain-containing protein; its protein translation is MGTLATTKMSSKGQVVIPEEVRKRLNLKAGAQFVVVGENDVVILKAISAPSLDEFDELISKARRGAKLAGLKQADIQDAIAKTRGRK